The Oryzias melastigma strain HK-1 linkage group LG13, ASM292280v2, whole genome shotgun sequence genome window below encodes:
- the LOC112149509 gene encoding alpha-2-macroglobulin produces the protein MVCPRTRLWIWTLCVLCGLCLGQELTEPHYMVAVPAVLQAGTMTKLCASLLEPNETLTMKVALIHKERNTALFEKTSSAEFHECIDFQTPLVQDSEVQMFEVVVQGNTFYSKEERKVMIKVYKPGTFVQTDKPIYLPGQTVQFRVVSLDNRLRPASQLYESIELQDSLQNRIGQWRNKTSNGKILQLSYSLSSEARMGRYSIVVNIGGDQVFHNFKVEKYVLPKFDIVINVAKEVSVGQETIDVEVCAKYTYGQPVPGLLTLKACRPDKHDFNGGLCDIQTKRVDKTGCDRFTFEMSKFITDGGNLLNSIDFHATVREDGTDVTHPQGKRIALSYVIGKLSFIDTAKFYVPGSTFEGKIKAVHYNNTPMANMELYLSEGRSWSLSETHNLTTDSNGVATFSLNTTTYSGNIRLHIRKTLGYPHHTMPFYESDSHSLSEYQPPSPNTKSVSSLEVKSDTTPLPCDSEQDIPIHYSLVGEPKGSVKIMYLVLSRGAIVLQGHKQIQVKDGLENTDKITLKLRITPDLAPEFQLVVYAVLPSKHVIASSGDFSTEKCFSHTVSLEFLPSSAVPAEQTKLQLTAQPNSLCGLSAIDQSVLIKEPGKTLNADKIFDILPVKKASPVSHEVEDPLKCLIVRHKRYILPYPYPEENEAYKVFKNTGLKIATNLMIRLPSCVMFKGHFYTRGNTYRMFKPRVDYMMGSAQGGFSSPLPIQTARTFFPETWIWDLVEVGESGTKDVFLTAPDTITTWETETFCLSSQGFGLAPRKQLTVFQPFFLELTLPYSIIRGENFELKATVFNYLSSCIMVKVTPGPSSGYILTPVSSEEYASCLCGSERKTFRWNMNPTALGVVNITVTAEAIPSHASCDNEIVNVPERGRIDIVTKSLIVKAEGIEITKTYNWLFCPKGEAVIEETALQLPDNVIDGSARTVVSVLGDVIGRALRNIEGLLQMPYGCGEQNMALLAPNIYILHYLQNTQQLTPTIKEKAFNFLTSGYQRQLNYKDYQGAYSTFGTGPGNTWLTAFVVRSFFKAQSFVFIDPSVLERSTLWLVNKQKQNGCFEKSGKLFNNRMKGGVSDEVTLSAYITAAFLELETFKNNSVVTRSLSCLKGSINELNNTYTTALLAYVFTLAGDMETRAHLLQHLDKEAVKKGGFIYWTQTSAETSDSLSVEIGAYVLMSLLSTSHTAEDLGYASSIVRWMTGQQNYYGGFSSTQDTVVALQALSLYATVVFTPEGSSTVTVQSPSAQLEFDVKPDNKLLYQEKVMNDVTGKYTLEVKGSACSSIQISQHYNIPPRPDITTLSVEVKAETNCSDASRHKLTLHLKSLYSGVEKTTNMIILDIKVLSGFVPDEDSLQSLKHATLVDRVEQNQDHIVIYLRELKQGEAVSHILKLVQQLPVENLKPALVKIYDYYQPSDQAETQYISNCA, from the exons ATGGTTTGTCCAAGGACTCGGTTGTGGATATGGACACTTTGTGTCTTGTGTGGGCTGTGTTTGGGTCAAGAGTTGACCGAACC GCATTACATGGTGGCAGTACCTGCTGTTCTTCAAGCTGGAACTATGACTAAATTGTGCGCTAGTCTCCTGGAGCCAAATGAAACTCTTACTATGAAGGTCGCCCTGATTCACAAGGAGAGGAACACAGCTCTTTTTGAAAAGACGTCCAGCGCAGAGTTTCATGAGTGCATTGATTTTCAG ACTCCTTTAGTGCAAGATTCAGAAGTGCAGATGTTTGAAGTGGTGGTACAAGGCAACACATTTTACTccaaagaagagagaaaagtcATGATCAAAGTCTATAAACCTGGAACATTTGTTCAAACCGATAAACCAATTTATCTCCCTGGACAGACAG TGCAATTCCGAGTTGTCTCACTGGACAATAGGTTGAGGCCTGCCAGCCAACTG taCGAATCAATTGAACTGCAG GATTCTCTTCAGAACAGAATTGGACAATGGCGAAATAAAACATCCAACGGTAAAATATTGCAGCTTTCTTACTCCTTAAGTTCAGAAGCTCGCATGGGACGCTACAGCATCGTTGTGAATATTGGTGGAGACCAGGTATTTCACAACTTCAAGGTGGAAAAATATg TTTTGCCCAAATTTGACATTGTAATAAATGTGGCTAAAGAAGTAAGTGTTGGACAGGAAACTATCGATGTAGAAGTATGTGCAAA GTACACATACGGACAGCCTGTACCCGGACTTCTTACCCTTAAGGCATGCCGGCCTGATAAACATGATTTCAATGGTGGTTTATGTGACATCCAGACAAAACGA GTAGACAAGACAGGCTGTGACAGATTTActtttgaaatgtcaaagttcATCACTGATGGGGGGAATTTGTTAAATTCAATTGATTTCCATGCAACAGTTAGAGAAGACGGTACTG ATGTCACTCACCCACAAGGGAAGAGAATAGCCCTTTCTTATGTTATTGGAAAGCTGTCGTTCATTGACACCGCCAAGTTCTATGTCCCTGGATCTACGTTTGAGGGAAAA ATAAAGGCAGTTCATTACAACAACACACCAATGGCTAACATGGAGCTGTACCTTTCAGAAGGTAGATCATGGTCCTTGTCTGAGACCCATAATCTGACAACAGACAGTAATGGTGTTGCCACATTCTCACTGAACACAACTACCTACAGTGGAAATATTCGCCTGCAT ATACGCAAGACCTTGGGCTACCCCCACCACACCATGCCCTTTTATGAATCGGACTCACACTCCCTGTCTGAGTACCAGCCACCTTCTCCGAATACTAAATCAGTCAGCTCTCTGGAAGTAAAAAGTGACACCACACCTCTTCCCTGTGACTCGGAACAAGACATTCCTATCCACTACAGTTTGGTGGGAGAACCTAAGGGTTCTGTGAAAATCATGTACTTG GTGTTGTCCAGAGGAGCAATTGTCTTACAAGGACATAAACAAATTCAAGTAAAAGATGGCTTAG AGAATACGGATaaaataacattgaaactcAGAATTACTCCAGACTTGGCTCCAGAATTCCAGCTTGTGGTTTATGCCGTTCTCCCCAGCAAGCATGTGATTGCCAGCAGTGGGGACTTCTCCACGGAAAAATGTTTCTCACATACG GTGTCGCTGGAGTTTTTACCTTCATCGGCCGTCCCAGCAGAGCAAACCAAACTACAGCTCACTGCCCAGCCCAATTCTCTGTGTGGCCTCAGTGCAATTGATCAAAGTGTGCTTATAAAGGAGCCCGGGAAGACTCTTAATGCAGACAAG ataTTTGATATATTGCCTGTAAAGAAGGCTTCTCCTGTTTCACATGAAGTTGAGGACCCATTGAAATGTCTGATTGTGAGACACAAGAGGTACATTTTACCTTATCCGTATCCAGAAGAAAATGAGGCCTATAAAGTGTTCAAG AATACTGGTTTGAAGATTGCAACAAATTTGATGATCAGATTGCCGTCATGTGTTATgtttaaaggacatttttacaCTCGTG gTAATACATACAGGATGTTTAAACCCAGAGTGGATTACATGATGGGAAGTGCCCAAGGAGGATTTTCATCTCCTCTTCCAATCCAAACAGCCCGCACCTTTTTCCCTGAGACTTGGATTTGGGATTTGGTAGAAGTTGG AGAGTCTGGAACAAAGGATGTGTTCCTCACGGCTCCAGACACCATCACCACCTGGGAAACAGAAACGTTCTGTTTGTCCAGTCAGGGTTTTGGGTTGGCTCCTCGTAAACAGCTGACGgtctttcagcctttttttctgGAACTGACCCTGCCCTACTCCATCATCCGGGGGGAAAACTTTGAACTGAAGGCAACGGTCTTCAACTACCTGAGCAGCTGCATCATG GTGAAAGTGACTCCAGGCCCCTCTTCAGGCTACATTCTCACACCTGTCTCTTCTGAAGAGTACGCGTCCTGTCTGTGTGGCAGCGAGCGAAAGACCTTCCGCTGGAACATGAACCCCACTGCTTTAG GGGTTGTCAATATAACCGTTACCGCTGAGGCTATACCATCCCACGCATCGTGTGACAATGAAATTGTGAATGTTCCAGAAAGAGGTCGCATTGACATAGTCACAAAATCTTTGATAGTAAAG GCTGAAGGAATTGAGATTACAAAGACTTACAACTGGCTGTTCTGCCCAAAAG GAGAAGCTGTGATTGAGGAAACTGCTCTACAGCTACCAGACAATGTGATCGATGGATCTGCTCGTACCGTTGTATCAGTCTTAG GGGACGTCATTGGTCGGGCACTGAGGAACATAGAAGGACTGTTGCAGATGCCATATGGATGTGGAGAGCAAAATATGGCTCTTTTGGCACCCAACATCTATATCCTCCATTATCTTCAGAACACACAACAGCTCACTCCAACCATCAAGGAGAAGGCCTTCAACTTTCTGACCAGTG GTTACCAAAGACAGCTGAACTACAAAGATTATCAAGGAGCATACAGCACATTTGGAACAGGACCAGGCAACACttg GCTGACAGCTTTTGTAGTaaggtctttttttaaagctcagtCATTCGTCTTCATCGACCCAAGCGTGCTAGAAAGATCTACATTGTGGctggtaaacaaacaaaaacaaaacggcTGTTTTGAAAAGTCtggaaaactttttaacaacAGAATGAAG GGCGGGGTGTCAGATGAAGTGACTCTCAGTGCTTACATAACTGCTGCATTCTTGGAGCTTGAGACATTCAAAAAT AACTCAGTGGTAACTAGGAGCCTCTCCTGCCTAAAAGGATCCATTAACGAGCTCAACAACACTTACACCACAGCTCTGCTAGCATACGTCTTCACACTGGCAGGAGACATGGAGACTCGCGCTCACCTTCTGCAGCACCTTGACAAAGAAGCCGTAAAAAAAG GAGGTTTCATCTACTGGACCCAGACTTCAGCCGAAACATCGGACTCTCTGTCTGTGGAGATCGGTGCTTATGTCCTGATGTCTTTACTAAGTACCTCCCACACTGCTGAAGACCTGGGATACGCCTCTAGCATTGTTAGGTGGATGACCGGCCAACAGAACTATTATGGAGGGTTTTCTTCTACTCAG GACACAGTGGTGGCGCTTCAAGCTCTGTCTCTTTATGCTACAGTCGTTTTCACTCCAGAGGGTTCCAGTACAGTGACAGTTCAGTCCCCTAGTGCCCAACTGGAGTTTGATGTAAAACCAGACAACAAACTACTTTACCAGGAGAAGGTGATGAATGATGTAACAGGAAAGTATACCCTGGAAGTCAAAGGATCTGCGTGTTCCTCAATCCAG ATTTCTCAACATTACAACATCCCTCCTCGTCCAGACATCACAACTTTGAGCGTGGAAGTTAAAGCGGAAACCAACTGTTCTGACGCATCCAGACATAAGCTAACTTTGCATCTTAAGTCTCT